From the Nodularia sp. NIES-3585 genome, one window contains:
- the ldpA gene encoding circadian clock protein LdpA — protein sequence MTDLFPPLQSLKQGHWFKLICGASFQHLPSVRSLTLAYTLAGADCIDVAADPAVVAAAQSGLQVARHLLEDAKTRGYGYQGNLPFLMVSLNDGEDPHFRKAEFNSSQCPSDCSRPCETICPAQAIVFNQREDTSAALSVNFSGVEAQKCYGCGRCIPVCPYGKIYTKSYMSSVDAIAPLVMSQVVDAIEIHTKVGHLAKFEQLWQAISPWADQLKVVAISCPDGEGMIDYLQRITELITPLRGALIWQTDGRPMSGDIGDGTTLATVKLGQKVLTAKLPGYVQLAGGTNSYTIVKLKAMGLLKSAEYHPQPHVSGIAYGSYARVLLSPILDQLEKKEESQTSVKAKVRLEAEPELLWPAVKLAHSLVSQIKSQQER from the coding sequence GTGACTGATTTGTTCCCCCCTTTACAATCCTTGAAACAAGGACACTGGTTTAAGCTGATTTGCGGAGCTAGCTTCCAACATTTGCCATCTGTGAGAAGTTTAACATTAGCCTATACATTGGCAGGGGCTGACTGTATAGATGTGGCAGCTGATCCGGCCGTGGTCGCAGCAGCGCAGTCAGGGTTACAAGTAGCTAGGCATTTGCTTGAGGATGCGAAGACCCGCGGTTATGGCTATCAAGGCAATTTACCTTTTTTGATGGTCAGCCTGAACGATGGAGAAGACCCCCATTTTCGCAAAGCCGAGTTTAACTCTAGCCAATGTCCCAGCGATTGCTCTAGACCCTGTGAAACTATTTGTCCTGCCCAAGCAATCGTATTTAACCAAAGAGAAGACACTTCGGCTGCGCTCAGTGTGAACTTTTCGGGAGTTGAAGCCCAAAAATGCTACGGCTGTGGACGTTGCATCCCTGTTTGCCCTTATGGTAAAATTTATACAAAATCATATATGTCCAGCGTTGACGCGATCGCGCCATTGGTAATGTCACAGGTCGTAGATGCCATAGAAATTCACACAAAAGTCGGACATTTGGCAAAATTTGAGCAATTATGGCAAGCAATTTCACCGTGGGCTGACCAACTAAAGGTAGTCGCCATTAGCTGTCCCGACGGCGAGGGCATGATTGACTATCTACAAAGAATTACTGAACTAATTACCCCATTGCGTGGTGCCTTAATTTGGCAGACAGACGGCCGTCCTATGAGTGGTGATATAGGAGATGGCACTACTTTAGCAACGGTGAAACTAGGGCAGAAAGTTTTGACAGCTAAGTTACCGGGATATGTGCAGTTAGCAGGTGGCACTAATAGCTACACCATTGTTAAGTTAAAGGCAATGGGACTGTTGAAAAGTGCAGAGTACCATCCTCAGCCCCATGTTTCCGGAATCGCTTACGGTAGCTACGCCCGTGTGCTGCTGTCACCAATTCTCGATCAGTTAGAGAAAAAGGAGGAGAGTCAAACCAGTGTGAAGGCGAAAGTTCGCCTCGAAGCAGAACCCGAATTACTCTGGCCAGCAGTTAAGCTTGCCCATTCCCTCGTTTCCCAGATCAAGTCACAGCAGGAGCGCTAA